In a single window of the Cygnus olor isolate bCygOlo1 chromosome 5, bCygOlo1.pri.v2, whole genome shotgun sequence genome:
- the LOC121070598 gene encoding pepsin A-like, whose amino-acid sequence MILWHRGHAACTGLSKHGASLSPPAHLCHPSLARIPLRRTKSLRHTLEEQGLLEAFPNMLPSRVGSKFFSGLTSGVTTEPLENIMDAEYVGAISIGTPPQQFLVLFDTGSSDLWVPSVDCSSPACVRHERFDHRLSATHRATSQPISIQYGTGSMAGVLAYDTVRVGNIQVSNQAIGLSKKEPGSFLTHHAFDGILGLAFPSIASSGAIPIFDNMMSQGLVDKDLFSIYLSSESRTGSFVMLGGMDSSCFSGRLRWIPLSAETYWQIAVDRIIMRGRVVACPRGCQAVVDSGTMLLAGPVRDITAIQRHIGASEYTSGQYKISCRAKKSLPDVVFVIGGNKFPVPAKTYIQQIYLGYCKSGFESIAIPAELWILGEVFLRQYYSVFDRAHRRVGLAPAVQQC is encoded by the exons ATGATCTTGTGGCACCGTGGCCATGCTGCATGCACTGGCTTATCCAAACATGGGGCCAGCCTCTCACCCCCTGCCCATCTCTGCCACCCCTCGCTGGCCAGGATTCCACTGAGGAGGACAAAGTCCCTGAGGCACAcgctggaggagcagggcttgCTGGAGGCCTTCCCGAACATGTTGCCTTCCCGCGTGGGATCCAAGTTCTTCTCCGGCCTAACGAGTGGTGTCACCACAGAGCCCCTGGAGAACATCATGGAT GCTGAGTACGTCGGCGCCATCTCCATCGGCACGCCGCCCCAGCAGTTCCTCGTGCTCTTCGACACCGGCTCCTCCGACCTGTGGGTGCCCTCGGTGGActgctccagcccagcctgcG TCAGACATGAACGCTTCGACCACAGGCTGTCCGCCACCCACCGGGCCACCAGCCAACCCATCTCCATCCAGTACGGCACCGGCAGCATGGCCGGGGTCTTGGCCTACGACACCGTACGC GTTGGAAACATCCAGGTCAGCAACCAGGCCATCGGCCTCAGCAAGAAGGAGCCCGGCTCCTTTCTGACCCACCACGCCTTTGACGGCATCCTGGGGCTGGCCTTCCCCAGCATCGCCTCTTCTGGGGCCATCCCCATCTTTGACAACATGATGAGCCAGGGCCTGGTGGACAAGGACCTCTTCTCCATCTACCTCAGCTC CGAGAGCAGGACGGGCAGTTTCGTGATGCTCGGAGGCATGGattcctcctgcttctctggCAGGCTCCGCTGGATCCCTCTCTCTGCCGAAACGTACTGGCAAATTGCTGTGGACCG CATCATCATGCGCGGCCGGGTCGTCGCGTGCCCGAGGGGCTGCCAGGCCGTGGTTGACAGCGGCACCATGCTGCTGGCTGGACCCGTCCGAGACATCACCGCCATCCAGCGCCACATCGGGGCCTCCGAGTACACCAGCGGCCAG TACAAGATCAGCTGCAGAGCCAAGAAGAGCTTGCCTGATGTTGTCTTTGTCATCGGGGGAAACAAGTTCCCCGTGCCTGCCAAGACTTACATCCAGCAG ATTTACCTCGGCTATTGCAAGAGCGGTTTTGAGAGCATCGCCATCCCTGCGGAGCTCTGGATCCTGGGTGAGGTTTTCCTCCGCCAGTACTACAGTGTTTTTGACAGAGCCCACCGCCGGGTGGGCTTAGCCCCGGCAGTGCAGCAGTGCTGA
- the LOC121071699 gene encoding pepsin A-like, whose translation MKLLLLLGLVALAQCHLSKIPLRRTKSLRQRLEEHGLLEHFLKQHPYNRASKYLPVFAGTTSSEPLQNYMNNEYYGTISIGTPAQEFTVVFDTGSSNLWVPSVDCSSPACKNHNRFNPSESSTFVSTNDSVSIAYGTGSMTGILGYDTVTVSDIHVTNQIFGLAETEPGTVFYYSPFDGILGLAFPSIASSGATPVFDNMMSQDLVARDLFSVYLSKDDKSGSFVLFGGIDSAYTTKGITWIPLSAETYWQITMERVFVGEKAVACYFSCQAIVDTGTSLLAVPTTALKHIYNALGADSNGEISCNDVSSLPDVAFKINGKKFTVPATAYVIESDGVCSLGFEGMDVPTESGELWILGDVFIHEYYVIFDRANNKVGLSPLA comes from the exons ATGaagctgctcctgcttctcGGCTTGGTGGCCCTGGCCCAATGCCACCTCTCCAA GATCCCGCTGAGGAGGACGAAGTCCCTGCggcagaggctggaggagcaTGGCTTGCTGGAGCACTTCCTGAAGCAGCACCCCTACAACCGGGCCTCCAAATATCTCCCTGTCTTCGCCGGCACCACCTCCTCTGAGCCTCTGCAGAACTACATGAAC AACGAGTACTACGGCACCATCTCCATCGGCACCCCGGCCCAGGAGTTCACCGTCGTCTTTGACACCGGCTCCTCCAACCTGTGGGTGCCCTCGGTGGACTGCTCCAGCCCGGCCTGCA AAAACCACAACCGCTTCAACCCCTCTGAGTCCTCCACCTTTGTGAGCACCAACGACAGCGTCTCCATTGCCTATGGCACCGGCAGCATGACTGGCATCCTGGGCTACGACACCGTCACC GTCTCGGACATCCATGTCACCAACCAGATCTTTGGGCTGGCTGAGACTGAGCCCGGCACCGTCTTCTACTACTCCCCCTTTGACGGCATCCTGGGCCTGGCCTTTCCCAGCATCGCCTCCTCTGGGGCCACCCCTGTCTTTGACAACATGATGAGCCAGGACCTGGTGGCCAGGGACCTCTTCTCTGTCTACCTGAGCAA GGATGACAAGAGCGGCAGCTTCGTCCTCTTCGGTGGCATTGACTCTGCCTACACGACTAAGGGCATCACCTGGATCCCGCTCTCTGCCGAAACCTACTGGCAGATCACCATGGAGAG AGTCTTCGTCGGCGAGAAGGCTGTCGCCTGCTATTTCAGCTGCCAGGCCATTGTGGACACCGGCACCTCGCTGCTGGCTGTGCCCACCACCGCCCTCAAACATATCTATAATGCCCTGGGTGCTGACTCCAACGGCGAG ATCAGCTGCAACGACGTCAGCAGCCTGCCCGACGTCGCCTTCAAAATCAATGGCAAAAAATTCACCGTGCCAGCCACAGCCTACGTGATAGAG AGCGATGGGGTCTGCAGCCTCGGCTTCGAAGGCATGGACGTCCCCACCGAGTCAGGCGAGCTCTGGATCCTTGGGGACGTCTTCATCCACGAGTACTACGTGATCTTTGACAGGGCCAACAACAAGGTGGGGCTGTCCCCGCTGGCCTGA
- the LOC121071700 gene encoding pepsin A-like — MRWLWLLGMVVVAHGLENRVSLHQMKSLRRALLDGGVLGRVLLQQPPSPAAKYHPTTATEPLENYMDLEYVGTISIGTPPQEFSVVFDTGSANLWVPSVYCSSPACTNHRRFDPARSSTYRGTTTSVATWYGTGSMVGVLGYDTIMVGNIQVQNQVFGLSQTEPGSFLAHAPFDGFLGLAFPSISSSGATPIFDNMMSQGLVSQDLFSIYLTPNKQNGSFVLFGGIDDTYFTGNLSWIPLTTQSYWQIKVDSITMYGRPIACLYGCQAIVDSGTSLLAGPSRSVGNIQYEMGARRSASGVYLVSCSFIRLLPDIVFVIAGTQFPLPPQAYILQEDGSCMSGLESYTLPTATSELWILGDIFLRHYYSVFDRANGMVGLAPAV, encoded by the exons ATGAggtggctgtggctgctggggaTGGTGGTGGTTGCCCACGGCCTGGAGAACAG GGTCAGCCTGCACCAGATGAAATCGCTGCGGCGAGCACTGCTGGATggcggggtgctggggagggtcctgctgcagcagcccccctccccagcagccaaGTATCACCCCACCACTGCCACCGAGCCCCTGGAAAACTACATGGAC CTGGAGTACGTGGGCACCATCTCCATCGGCACGCCACCGCAGGAGTTCTCCGTCGTCTTCGACACCGGCTCAGCCAACCTGTGGGTGCCCTCGGTGTACTGCTCCAGCCCGGCCTGCA CCAACCACCGGCGCTTCGACCCAGCGCGCTCCTCCACCTACCGCGGCACCACCACCAGCGTGGCCACCTGGTACGGCACCGGCAGCATGGTCGGCGTCCTGGGCTACGACACCATCATG GTTGGGAACATCCAAGTCCAGAACCAGGTGTTTGGGCTGAGCCAGACGGAGCCTGGCTCCTTCCTTGCCCACGCGCCCTTCGACGGCTTCCTGGGGCTGGCCTTCCCCAGCATCTCCTCCTCTGGCGCTACCCCGATTTTTGACAACATGATGAGCCAAGGCTTGGTGTCTCAGGACCTTTTCTCCATCTACCTGACCCC CAACAAGCAGAATGGCAGCTTCGTGCTGTTTGGCGGCATCGACGACACCTACTTCACCGGGAACCTGAGCTGGATCCCGCTGACCACCCAATCCTACTGGCAAATCAAGGTGGACAG CATCACCATGTACGGCCGCCCCATCGCCTGCCTGTACGGCTGCCAGGCCATCGTGGACAGCGGCACCTCGCTGCTGGCCGGCCCCAGCCGCAGCGTGGGCAACATCCAGTATGAGATGGGAGCCAGGCGCAGTGCCAGCGGCGTG tACTTGGTGAGCTGCAGCTTCATCCGGCTCCTGCCTGACATCGTCTTCGTCATTGCCGGCACCCAGTTCCCGCTGCCACCCCAGGCTTACATCCTCCAG GAGGATGGCTCCTGCATGAGCGGCCTCGAAAGCTACACCCTGCCCACGGCCACCAGCGAGCTCTGGATCCTTGGGGACATCTTCCTGCGCCACTACTACAGCGTCTTCGACAGGGCCAATGGCATGGTGGGGCTGGCACCTGCCGTCTGA